The Polyodon spathula isolate WHYD16114869_AA chromosome 45, ASM1765450v1, whole genome shotgun sequence region TCAGGACATTCACACTGCATCTGGGAGACATACATGAACTGGAACACAAGCAAAGCCTGCACTCTAAAGAAACTGCGTGTGCAAAAGcagctaaactatggaagaaaGCAGTAAACCGTTTACATATACACAGCAGCAAAAGAAACTATTACCCACAAATCTACCTTTCAGTAGAATgaggtacttgagctgaaaccttcaGAAAGAAAGGGTTCAGTGATTAAAGAGAGGAAGGGGCCTGACACCAGCAGGaccccgggttcaaatcccagctcagccagcaACTCACTGCGCgcgaccctgagcgagtcgcttcacctccttgtgctccgtcctccgggcgagacgtcaaacaaacgaggtcctattggaagagactctgcagcagcagcagtagctgtGATGCACAGTCCAACCCacaagtctctttggataaaggatacattttctaaataataatgatttatctttttttttttttttaaataggttttaaTTCTAAACCAGTGGTACCAGGTATCAGGAGACTGACCCATTCATCTTGGGGCGTCGTCTCTCTGCGTTTCTGCTTACGCTGCAGCCCGCCGTCAGTAGAGATCTTGCTCTGGGGTGCTGGAGCGGAGTTGCGTCTTCCTGGATCTGCTTTAGAAGCGCGGGAAACAGAAGCCAAGgttactgtacagcactgaatCACTTTCCAGCAAGGCTTCACCTCTCAGCCATCGCTGTTAACAACGAGAACGCTGAAAAGCAAAAGCAATTCGAAACTCTCGCTCCTTCACAAAACAGCTGCAATTCTTtatataaactgtgtttttgATATTCGACTCACATGCTGTGCTGCTAGTGGACGGCGCTGCTCCCCAGCACGGTGTCCCCTGAATGGACCCCAGCCCAGTGTCCTCTTCTCCAACACTAGAACAAGTGTCTTCAGAGACACGCTGATTGTGTCTCACGCAGACCAGTTCAGGAGGACAATCACCACAGTGGCTAGATTCCAGCTTAACTATATTCACAGGATTAATGACTGCACTGTCTTTAGAAACTTCCTCTGTGATGTGAACACACTCCAGTTCCACAGCCTCCTCTTTAATGCGGACAGCTTCAAGTTCAGGGCTCTCTTTACTGTCACAAATTGCCAGCTCTGTATTCTCCATTATTCTTCCACACCACTCCTGATCACAGATTTCCTCTTGTGTGTAAACAGCTTCTATCACTGGCCCCTCCTCTGCTTCACTGAAAGCACGTCTCTCTTCAGGATCTGCGTGAAACAAAATCATACATGCTTTTAACTGTCACTGCCCAGATATACACAATACTGTAACTCTGTGGAGTTTAGAACTGATTGAAATAACACATCGTGCATATCCATCCCGTAGAGAGACATGTTCTGATCCAGtttcacttatatttgagcatcaaaacaaacgtatcacttatatttgaataaaactCACTAgctgtgatcgaaaaatgacagaCTCTGTTTCAGGGCAGGCACGGCGACTTTTTATAGTGCTGATTGACAACACGACATCACGGAGACGCTGCAGAGTGATCTGTCGCTCTCGGGCAGGTGCTGTGACTCTCGGTCTCCCGGTTGGTGTCCCGTCGTTGGCAGAGCGGGTCTGGTCACACCGTCTCGCCGGGTTTGAAAGCGCCGGCTGTGAGCGGCCGAGACGGAGAGCCACAGCCCGCTGCCCGAGCCCAGCCTCCAACACGCCGATCGCACGAAGGACCCGCTCTCTTCACAGACGAGGCGTGTGTGATTTCTCTTTGTGGCTTTTATTCAACCctgcaattcagcagctgaaatcgcTCCGAATTCAGCGTCCAATCAACTGTGTCGCTAATcaggtgattatatatatatatatatgagagaaggagagagagagagagagagagagagaagagagcaaagcaaaaacattttttttcccccaaacctGTTGGTAGATTCCTTCTACAGAAGGAACCAGTAGCAGAActggaggtccactatgaaaggcgctatataaagattattattattccctaGCCTGTAGCAAACATGCAACCTAACAAAGAACATCAAGAATAAgaatatatttacttttatatagcgcctttcacagtggagcaccatcacaaggcgctttacaagaggctagggtgtgtgagccgtgcatcagctgcagagtctcttacaacaacgcctcaccccaaagacacagcGCAAGggggttcagtgactcgctcggggtcccacacagggagggctgagctgggatttgaacccgggtccATGCTGGTTACAAGGGTATGTCAGTGTTGTATTGGGAATTCATTTATAATGCACACAGTGGATGACTGAACCGCATATAAGAACAGTAACGTTGTTAACCCTCACCTTGCACCCTGGTGAATAATCCCCGGTtcccgttcctgcggcagtcttgttcactccagtcggggttcatgtttctgagaggttggttactgtccgcatctgcagcgctcatgcattcccgcaccgctttcaactcgctctctgatatttccaatctcagcttcagcctttcattctctttctccttcccagccattgcaatctgaaactcgttcaatttactgcccacaactcttgtgatttcccacaagacggtgtctacagccgctttcactgcgtgctcgatggcagagccgagctcgtcttgcaagagcgAAACGGACACGCTGACGTCCATCCTCGCCGGGTTTAGATTGAGACTCGTgttgcaaaatcttttttttttttttttttatgcacagttAACATTCATATTAAATCATCGATTCTTTTGTTGcgatgtttattttttgcaaggaGCAGCTGCTGTCTTTCACAGGACCTCTGCTTGAACTTGAACTGCGTGAGTTTTCCAATAAAGAATCACACTGACCAAGCAAGTCtctgaaataaaacagcaaaggGGACCAGCTGTCTCTGTGACTCTGTGCGGGTAATAATAACCACTGGGAAGCACTTTAATCCAACCTGGCACTAAAAACAACTAAGACATGACCTCCCTCCCCTGCAGCTCAAACCAAAGCAGCGAGATAGCCTGCCAGTGGGCGTGCCCGGCGGCTGCAGCTGCCGCGCGTCATTGGCTGCGGAGTCAACCCTAAACCCAGGCTGATTGGCTGGCCTCTCTGTCGATCAAGGGCGGCTGTCGAGGAGGGCCATGCTGGCTGCAAACTGGGTTTTATACCGTGCAAACCTCTTATAGTGAGCGGATCCCGAAATGTACCCGGTTTCGTCTCCCGGGCTGTGCGCTTACGCATGCAGCGCCCCCGaagctgctcttggctgctgtctttctgacgtcacacgcagcttccCGGGAATCCAGATGCGTTCATGTCGCGCAGACTCTTGTGTCTGCGCAGGTTCTACGTCAAATGACGCTGCGCGCATGCCCGGTCCGAGTTCGGCAAACCTGCGTGAACGCAGCCGGGTCTGACGACAGAGGGGCACGCATCCTCTGCGCTCGGAGTCTGCGCAGACCCTGCAGATTGAAACAATGCAAGAGCGCCACCCGTGCAAGAGGGGCGCAGGGAAGCACATGCAGGATTAGAGATCGGGGCATCGCCGCCTGGAGCGGGGGGTGTGAATAACACAGAGAAAGAGCttgcatgaatcacagctattgcactgtgaatgagaaataccgctgcaatgatgcttctgtgattaaagagctcgcatgaatcacagctattgcactgtgaatgagaaataccgctgcaatgatgcttctgtgattaaagagctcgcatgaatcacagctattgcattgtgaatgagaaataccgctgcaatgatgcttctgcgattaaagagctcgcatgaatcacagctattgcactgtgaatgagaaataccgct contains the following coding sequences:
- the LOC121305971 gene encoding uncharacterized protein LOC121305971 isoform X2, with translation MNPDWSEQDCRRNGNRGLFTRVQDPEERRAFSEAEEGPVIEAVYTQEEICDQEWCGRIMENTELAICDSKESPELEAVRIKEEAVELECVHITEEVSKDSAVINPVNIVKLESSHCGDCPPELVCVRHNQRVSEDTCSSVGEEDTGLGSIQGTPCWGAAPSTSSTAYPGRRNSAPAPQSKISTDGGLQRKQKRRETTPQDEWVPLQLKVRIQDCAIAEKRSSTTRRWRHKIKQNPELYEQHKRKEAARARLYRLNQSPMKKKIQKEKARERARKCRERQKNEKTLPLPEARSV
- the LOC121305971 gene encoding uncharacterized protein LOC121305971 isoform X1 is translated as MNPDWSEQDCRRNGNRGLFTRVQDPEERRAFSEAEEGPVIEAVYTQEEICDQEWCGRIMENTELAICDSKESPELEAVRIKEEAVELECVHITEEVSKDSAVINPVNIVKLESSHCGDCPPELVCVRHNQRVSEDTCSSVGEEDTGLGSIQGTPCWGAAPSTSSTASDPGRRNSAPAPQSKISTDGGLQRKQKRRETTPQDEWVPLQLKVRIQDCAIAEKRSSTTRRWRHKIKQNPELYEQHKRKEAARARLYRLNQSPMKKKIQKEKARERARKCRERQKNEKTLPLPEARSV